The Citrifermentans bemidjiense Bem genome window below encodes:
- a CDS encoding DUF488 domain-containing protein: protein MLKIKRIYEEADPKDGLRILVDRLWPRGISKERAHFDRWEKELAPSDELRRWFGHDPERWQEFRSRYREELEGQGELLQEIAAAAAKGPVTLLYAAKDEEHNNAVVLKELIDKARK, encoded by the coding sequence ATACGAGGAAGCCGACCCTAAAGACGGGCTGCGCATCCTGGTCGACCGCCTCTGGCCACGCGGAATTTCGAAGGAACGGGCGCATTTCGACCGCTGGGAGAAGGAGCTAGCACCAAGCGACGAGTTGCGCCGCTGGTTCGGGCACGATCCTGAACGCTGGCAGGAATTCAGGAGCCGCTATCGTGAAGAGCTGGAAGGGCAGGGGGAACTGCTACAGGAAATTGCGGCAGCGGCCGCCAAGGGGCCGGTGACGCTTTTGTACGCCGCAAAAGACGAGGAACATAACAACGCAGTGGTGCTGAAAGAGCTTATCGACAAGGCGCGCAAGTGA